A genomic region of Sulfurimonas hongkongensis contains the following coding sequences:
- a CDS encoding DUF2393 family protein — translation MQLITLLNYWHYIALLIVVLICAGGIFSAYKQKDKKLVFPIVVSTVLISTLLGVFSIVIVDKYTKKVSIFKVESKRLLSIEKISYSGIVKNDGNHEIGEVIVEIKLVNKGHATGNVKGGSFFKSSGFFGFFTGGANLSYKPQTIIKEFVVARNLKPGQAEPFRVYFDWPPYFRQVADFVTVKGH, via the coding sequence ATGCAACTAATAACTCTACTTAATTATTGGCACTATATAGCTTTACTGATAGTAGTTTTGATTTGTGCAGGTGGAATCTTCTCAGCATATAAGCAAAAAGATAAAAAGCTTGTTTTTCCTATAGTAGTATCTACAGTTCTTATAAGCACACTATTAGGAGTTTTTTCAATAGTTATAGTAGATAAGTACACCAAAAAAGTGTCTATATTTAAAGTTGAGAGCAAAAGACTTTTAAGTATAGAAAAAATCTCATACAGTGGAATAGTCAAAAACGATGGTAATCATGAAATTGGTGAGGTTATAGTTGAGATTAAGCTTGTAAACAAAGGGCATGCTACAGGAAATGTAAAGGGTGGAAGTTTTTTCAAATCAAGCGGATTTTTTGGTTTTTTTACTGGCGGAGCAAATCTTTCATATAAACCGCAAACCATAATAAAAGAGTTTGTAGTTGCAAGAAACTTAAAACCAGGTCAAGCAGAGCCATTTAGGGTCTATTTTGATTGGCCACCATATTTTAGGCAGGTTGCAGACTTTGTTACAGTCAAAGGACACTAA
- a CDS encoding DUF2393 domain-containing protein — protein MKTQITTFVNELIVYDFILFGSSFILFILLIILGILLRRKTAIAVVVILLSFGILFLAPTFGYVKMHEYLYKHKTELLSEKKLNFNNAIVVKGLLTNESKRFFKRCSIKASAIKVTSNKFKNYIFSFKPIVTSKITEKNIDIGESREFKIIVEPFNYEGDYNITIGAKCN, from the coding sequence ATGAAAACACAGATAACTACCTTTGTAAATGAGCTTATTGTTTATGACTTTATCCTCTTTGGTAGTTCTTTTATACTCTTTATTCTTCTAATCATTTTAGGGATTTTACTTAGACGAAAGACAGCCATCGCTGTTGTAGTAATTCTGCTGTCATTTGGTATCCTCTTTTTAGCTCCAACTTTTGGATATGTTAAGATGCATGAGTATCTATATAAACATAAAACAGAATTACTCAGTGAGAAAAAGCTTAATTTTAACAATGCTATAGTTGTTAAAGGACTCCTCACAAATGAGTCAAAGAGATTTTTTAAAAGATGTAGCATCAAAGCAAGCGCTATAAAAGTGACTTCAAATAAATTTAAAAACTATATCTTCTCATTTAAACCAATAGTGACGAGCAAAATAACAGAGAAAAATATAGACATAGGTGAGAGTAGGGAGTTTAAGATAATAGTAGAACCTTTTAATTATGAAGGTGATTATAATATCACTATCGGAGCAAAATGCAACTAA
- the hisIE gene encoding bifunctional phosphoribosyl-AMP cyclohydrolase/phosphoribosyl-ATP diphosphatase HisIE, with product MSILNSLERVDWQKCDLLPVIVQDIKNNEVLMMAYMNKEALELSLSTKIAHYFSRSKQRIWKKGESSGHIQKIDSFYIDCDNDTLLIKVIQEGVACHTGRRSCFFTELESLKTSTDVEVDTKEMYGVIDTLYHTIQERKSADTSSSWTAALISKGDNAILKKVIEEAGEFCLAYKDDDEHEVIYEAADLTYHMLVALGVKNISPERIKQELSRRFDMSGIAEKNSRSN from the coding sequence ATGAGTATTCTTAACTCTTTAGAGAGAGTGGATTGGCAAAAGTGTGATCTTTTGCCAGTTATAGTCCAAGATATCAAAAACAATGAAGTCTTGATGATGGCCTATATGAACAAAGAAGCATTAGAGTTGTCTCTTAGCACTAAAATAGCTCACTACTTCTCAAGAAGTAAACAACGCATCTGGAAAAAGGGCGAATCAAGCGGGCACATTCAAAAGATAGACTCTTTTTATATAGACTGTGATAATGACACACTTCTTATAAAAGTGATTCAAGAGGGTGTAGCATGTCATACAGGAAGAAGATCTTGTTTTTTTACAGAGTTAGAATCACTTAAAACAAGCACCGATGTAGAAGTTGATACTAAAGAGATGTATGGAGTTATAGACACGCTCTACCACACAATCCAAGAGCGAAAGAGTGCAGATACTAGTAGCTCATGGACAGCAGCACTTATCTCTAAAGGTGATAACGCTATACTCAAAAAAGTTATAGAAGAAGCAGGTGAGTTTTGTTTAGCCTATAAAGATGATGATGAGCATGAGGTGATATATGAAGCAGCGGATTTGACCTACCATATGCTTGTAGCTCTTGGAGTTAAAAATATCTCTCCTGAGCGGATTAAGCAAGAGCTCTCTCGAAGATTTGATATGAGTGGGATAGCTGAGAAAAATTCAAGAAGTAACTAA